A single region of the Pseudomonas mandelii genome encodes:
- the pelF gene encoding GT4 family glycosyltransferase PelF, producing the protein MSHKEQAPVADICLLLEGTWPYVRGGVSSWIHQMILGLPELTFSVMFIGGQRQAYPTRRYEIPANVLHIEEVFLEDATHPTNTHVEPREADPQQLQDLYRFLHHPDAPDPALGERLLDCIAQGHMTLDDVLRSRASWESLSEGYRQHCADPSFVNYFWTLRAMQSPLLMLAEAAQRMPKARVLHSISTGYAGFLGCILKQRWNCTYLLSEHGIYTKERKIDLAQASWIAESSGQALNRSLDAGSGYIRTLWVRFFERIGQLTYNSADNIIALYDGNRQRQIKDGALATRTQVIPNGIDLPMWTAALESRAHGIAPVVGLIGRVVPIKDVKTYLRAMRGVISAMPQAEGWIVGPEEEDPEYVSECRSLMASLGLEGKVHFLGFQRIQDILPKLGLMVLTSISEAQPLVILEAWAAGTPVVSSDVGSCRELIEGGSAEDRDLGHAGKVVAIADPQATCAAILELLRSPRRWQAAQASGLLRVNRYYTEALMLQRYRDLYQAAMENS; encoded by the coding sequence ATGAGTCACAAGGAACAGGCACCGGTTGCCGACATCTGTCTGCTGCTCGAAGGCACCTGGCCTTACGTGCGTGGCGGCGTTTCCAGCTGGATTCACCAGATGATCCTCGGCCTGCCGGAACTGACCTTTTCGGTGATGTTCATCGGCGGCCAGCGTCAGGCCTATCCGACCCGGCGCTACGAAATACCGGCCAACGTGCTGCACATCGAAGAAGTGTTCCTCGAAGATGCGACCCATCCGACCAACACGCACGTAGAGCCGCGCGAGGCTGACCCGCAGCAGTTGCAGGATTTGTATCGCTTCCTGCATCACCCGGATGCGCCAGACCCGGCCCTGGGCGAACGCTTGCTCGACTGCATCGCCCAGGGCCACATGACCCTCGACGACGTGCTGCGCAGCCGCGCCAGTTGGGAGTCGCTGAGCGAAGGCTATCGCCAGCATTGCGCCGATCCGTCCTTCGTCAATTATTTCTGGACCTTGCGCGCGATGCAGTCGCCGTTGCTGATGCTCGCCGAAGCCGCGCAACGGATGCCGAAGGCGCGGGTGCTGCATTCGATTTCCACCGGGTACGCGGGCTTTCTGGGTTGCATCCTCAAGCAGCGTTGGAACTGCACCTACTTGCTCAGCGAACACGGGATCTACACCAAGGAACGCAAGATCGACCTGGCTCAGGCCAGCTGGATCGCCGAGAGTTCCGGCCAGGCGCTGAACCGCAGCCTCGATGCCGGCTCGGGTTACATCCGCACCTTGTGGGTGCGTTTCTTCGAGCGCATTGGCCAACTGACCTACAACAGCGCCGACAACATCATCGCGCTCTACGACGGTAACCGTCAGCGGCAGATCAAGGACGGCGCCCTCGCGACCCGTACTCAAGTCATTCCGAATGGCATTGACCTGCCGATGTGGACCGCAGCGCTGGAATCCCGCGCCCACGGCATTGCGCCTGTGGTCGGTTTGATCGGCCGTGTGGTGCCGATCAAGGACGTGAAAACCTATCTGCGGGCGATGCGCGGGGTGATCAGTGCCATGCCGCAAGCTGAAGGCTGGATCGTCGGTCCGGAAGAGGAAGACCCGGAATACGTCAGCGAATGCCGCAGCCTGATGGCCAGTCTGGGCCTGGAAGGCAAGGTGCATTTCCTCGGCTTCCAGCGCATTCAGGACATCCTGCCGAAACTCGGCCTGATGGTGCTGACCTCGATCAGTGAAGCGCAGCCGCTGGTTATCCTCGAAGCCTGGGCCGCCGGTACGCCGGTGGTCAGCAGCGACGTGGGTTCGTGCCGCGAGTTGATCGAAGGCGGCAGTGCCGAAGACCGTGACCTCGGACACGCCGGCAAAGTGGTGGCGATTGCCGACCCACAAGCCACGTGCGCCGCGATCCTTGAACTGTTGCGCAGCCCGCGACGCTGGCAGGCCGCCCAGGCCAGCGGCTTGTTGCGGGTCAATCGTTATTACACCGAAGCCTTGATGCTGCAGCGTTACCGCGACCTGTATCAAGCCGCCATGGAGAACAGCTAA
- a CDS encoding enoyl-CoA hydratase/isomerase family protein, producing the protein MRLQLFNAAIIVASMAATDPSLAGEASTASASPDKTPSTHAAKQEIKLTRLTPEYWRVTFHNPPYNIYGPETMPQLNEVVTAIETDPKVVVVVFDSDVPDFFLTHYDFVPPLTDTTSLPNGPTGLPPLPDMLVRLSKAPVVSIVSIRGRATGVGSELALASDMRFASREKAILSQWEIGAALVPGGGPMARLPRLMGRGRALEVLLTGNDINGELAERYGYVNRELPDAELDAFVDTMARRIARFDKQSIADIKRLVDAASLPPNEAIAAEWDGFIGSVKRPAAQQRITQLMELGLQKKADVEKRLAHYTGTLGEASK; encoded by the coding sequence ATGAGACTGCAGCTATTCAATGCCGCGATCATTGTCGCCAGCATGGCGGCCACCGACCCGTCTCTCGCCGGTGAAGCATCGACCGCATCCGCTTCACCCGACAAGACCCCGTCCACCCACGCAGCAAAACAGGAGATCAAGCTCACCCGCCTCACCCCCGAGTATTGGCGCGTCACCTTCCACAACCCGCCGTACAACATCTACGGCCCCGAGACCATGCCGCAACTTAATGAGGTCGTCACGGCCATCGAGACCGATCCGAAAGTGGTGGTCGTAGTCTTCGACAGTGACGTTCCAGACTTCTTCCTCACCCACTACGACTTCGTCCCGCCGCTGACCGACACCACCAGCCTGCCCAACGGCCCCACCGGCCTGCCACCGCTGCCCGATATGCTGGTTCGCTTGAGCAAGGCGCCAGTGGTCTCGATAGTGTCCATTCGCGGTCGCGCCACCGGCGTCGGCAGCGAACTGGCCCTGGCCAGCGACATGCGCTTCGCCAGCCGCGAAAAAGCCATCCTCTCGCAATGGGAAATCGGCGCCGCCCTGGTGCCCGGCGGCGGCCCGATGGCGCGTCTGCCCAGGCTGATGGGCCGTGGGCGCGCGCTGGAAGTGCTGCTCACCGGCAATGACATCAATGGCGAACTCGCCGAACGCTACGGCTACGTCAACCGTGAGCTGCCCGATGCCGAACTCGATGCATTCGTCGACACCATGGCCCGGCGCATTGCCCGGTTCGACAAACAGTCGATCGCCGACATCAAGCGCCTGGTCGACGCCGCCAGCCTGCCACCCAACGAAGCCATCGCCGCCGAATGGGACGGTTTCATCGGCTCGGTCAAACGCCCGGCTGCGCAGCAACGCATCACCCAACTGATGGAGCTTGGCCTGCAGAAAAAAGCCGACGTCGAAAAACGCCTGGCGCACTACACCGGCACCCTGGGCGAGGCCTCGAAATGA
- a CDS encoding LysR family transcriptional regulator, with the protein MDSLSGVISFVKTAEALSFISAARTLGISASAVGKNVAKLEASLNVRLLHRSTRKVSLTAEGQLFYERCRKILDDLQDARAMLSHATQEPRGKLRVSLPTIGYRFLLPHMARFRKAYPEIELELDFNDQLVDVIDEGFDVVIRSGGQADSKLMARKLGPFKFVLCASPDYLQRKGRPVTLSDLEHHECLRYRFVTTGKIMEWSMSSSPQITQLRLPTALTLNNMEAMLMAVVDGHGIAFVPDFLAREAIAQGRLETVLDGHTEDQGQFWALWPSSRHLSPKIRVFVDFAAEHLFANPAVDNPDARRS; encoded by the coding sequence ATGGACAGTCTTAGTGGGGTGATCTCATTCGTAAAAACCGCCGAGGCGCTCAGTTTCATCAGCGCCGCCAGGACGTTGGGGATTTCTGCCTCGGCCGTGGGCAAAAACGTCGCCAAGCTTGAAGCTTCGCTGAACGTGCGGTTATTGCACCGCAGCACCCGCAAAGTCAGCCTGACCGCGGAGGGGCAGTTGTTCTATGAGCGCTGCCGCAAGATCCTTGACGATCTTCAAGATGCCCGGGCGATGCTTTCCCACGCCACACAGGAACCCCGCGGAAAGTTACGCGTCAGCTTGCCCACCATCGGCTATCGCTTTCTCTTGCCCCACATGGCGCGGTTCCGCAAAGCCTACCCGGAGATCGAGCTGGAACTGGACTTCAACGACCAACTGGTGGATGTGATCGATGAAGGCTTTGACGTGGTCATTCGCAGCGGCGGGCAGGCCGACTCCAAGCTGATGGCCCGCAAGCTGGGGCCCTTCAAGTTTGTCCTGTGCGCATCGCCTGATTATTTGCAGCGTAAGGGACGGCCTGTCACGCTCAGTGACCTTGAGCATCACGAGTGCTTGCGTTATCGATTTGTCACGACGGGCAAAATAATGGAATGGAGTATGTCTTCATCCCCCCAGATCACGCAGTTGCGCCTGCCAACCGCCCTGACATTGAACAACATGGAAGCCATGCTGATGGCCGTGGTGGACGGGCACGGCATCGCATTTGTCCCGGACTTCCTGGCCCGCGAAGCAATCGCCCAAGGGCGCCTGGAAACGGTGCTCGACGGTCACACCGAAGACCAAGGACAGTTCTGGGCGTTGTGGCCGTCCAGTCGCCATCTTTCACCGAAAATCCGCGTATTCGTGGACTTTGCTGCGGAGCACCTTTTTGCTAATCCTGCTGTAGACAACCCGGATGCGAGGCGCTCATGA
- a CDS encoding tetratricopeptide repeat protein — protein MISKWLFSGALLLEAGSWASLWLTAPELQQLLVFTLSHGLACVMLCAAVWLLLPARYRSPLPWSPLFIFSLAFFVPVLGAVGVVAAIFPALYLPRKRDKQAWQAVGIPKLPFRAQLQLHSPIFADGGLQDVLRHAPDPDQRLAALLATRRMPGKEAVPILKLALGDPSDDVRLLAYSMLDKQESDINLHIQIALGELVNANAKTAGALHGRLARWYWELAYLGLAQGSVLDHVLTQASEHAEQGLKAGEGGELFLLAGRIALERGDVERAEVLLSQAQENGMGAAQVLPFRAELAFEAGRYHEIPGLLARLPEETRQRPPFAALVRSWT, from the coding sequence ATGATCAGCAAGTGGCTGTTTAGCGGAGCCTTGTTGTTAGAGGCGGGCAGTTGGGCCAGCTTGTGGCTCACCGCGCCCGAGTTGCAACAATTGCTGGTGTTCACCCTCAGCCACGGCCTGGCGTGCGTGATGTTGTGCGCGGCCGTGTGGCTGTTGCTGCCGGCGCGCTACCGTTCGCCGCTGCCGTGGAGCCCGCTGTTTATCTTCAGCCTGGCGTTCTTCGTGCCGGTGCTCGGCGCGGTCGGCGTAGTGGCGGCGATTTTCCCGGCGCTGTACCTGCCGCGCAAACGCGACAAGCAAGCCTGGCAAGCGGTGGGCATTCCGAAGCTGCCGTTCCGCGCGCAATTGCAACTGCACTCGCCGATCTTTGCCGATGGCGGTTTGCAGGACGTGTTGCGCCATGCCCCGGATCCGGATCAGCGTCTGGCCGCCCTCTTGGCGACTCGGCGCATGCCCGGCAAAGAAGCGGTGCCGATCCTCAAACTGGCCCTCGGTGACCCGAGTGACGATGTGCGGCTGCTGGCGTATTCGATGCTCGACAAGCAGGAAAGCGACATCAACCTGCACATCCAGATCGCGCTCGGCGAACTGGTCAACGCCAACGCCAAAACGGCGGGTGCGCTGCACGGCAGGCTGGCGCGTTGGTATTGGGAGCTGGCGTATCTGGGCCTGGCGCAAGGCAGCGTGCTTGATCACGTGCTGACCCAGGCCAGCGAACATGCCGAGCAAGGCTTGAAAGCGGGCGAGGGCGGTGAGCTGTTCCTGCTGGCCGGGCGCATCGCGCTGGAGCGTGGCGATGTCGAGCGTGCCGAAGTGCTGCTGAGTCAGGCTCAAGAGAACGGCATGGGCGCGGCGCAGGTGCTGCCGTTTCGCGCCGAGCTGGCGTTCGAGGCCGGTCGTTACCACGAAATTCCCGGTTTGCTCGCCCGTCTTCCCGAGGAAACCCGTCAGCGGCCGCCGTTCGCCGCATTGGTCAGGAGCTGGACATGA
- a CDS encoding PelD GGDEF domain-containing protein, whose protein sequence is MNSPHMDYSLAPRASGPVSWLETLLVTGAAIGLGLWLTPQDPLQMHAGFPWPVLAPLLLGVRYGFVRGLLSAGLLVAALFALRYIGHEAYAQLDPSFIVGVLVSGMLVGEVRDLWERRLQRLQMANDYRQYRLDEFTRAHQILRVSHDLLEQRVAGSDQSLRSSLLGLRDKLRVMPDEGDALAALADPIVGMLGQYGALRVAGLYRVDEREENVLPEALATIGVMGPLGTEDGLVKLCLERGELVSVRQELIDAGSSAQFSSLQACIPLIDAEGRLLAILAVRQMPFFAFQDRTLSLLALLAGHIADLLRRDPQVLQLADADAQQFTLQLKRSLVDVEQHKLAAGLFAFELTRPNDELSRLFERSQRGLDLQLPLRNNRDHQLLLVLLPLTSPQGTEGYLARMNLMLHEHFGIESSLDSLGVRVLPFNLEPGCERNGLRNFLFNECGLNDQQVAV, encoded by the coding sequence ATGAATTCTCCTCACATGGATTACAGCCTCGCGCCGCGTGCCAGCGGCCCGGTGTCTTGGCTGGAAACGCTGTTGGTCACCGGCGCGGCGATCGGCCTGGGCTTGTGGCTGACCCCGCAAGACCCGTTGCAAATGCACGCCGGTTTCCCTTGGCCGGTGCTGGCGCCGCTGCTGTTGGGTGTGCGTTATGGTTTTGTGCGTGGCCTGCTCAGTGCGGGCCTGTTGGTGGCGGCGCTGTTTGCGCTGCGCTATATCGGGCATGAAGCCTACGCGCAGCTTGATCCGTCATTCATTGTTGGCGTGCTGGTCAGCGGCATGCTGGTGGGCGAGGTTCGCGATCTGTGGGAACGGCGCTTGCAGCGTCTGCAGATGGCCAACGATTACCGCCAGTATCGACTCGACGAATTTACCCGCGCGCACCAGATTTTGCGGGTTTCCCACGACCTGCTGGAGCAGCGCGTGGCGGGCAGCGATCAAAGCTTGCGCAGTTCGTTGCTGGGCTTGCGCGACAAACTGCGGGTGATGCCGGACGAAGGCGATGCACTGGCCGCGCTGGCCGACCCGATCGTGGGCATGCTCGGTCAGTACGGTGCGCTACGCGTGGCCGGGCTGTATCGCGTCGATGAACGCGAAGAGAACGTGTTGCCCGAAGCCCTGGCGACCATCGGCGTCATGGGGCCGTTGGGCACCGAAGACGGTCTGGTCAAGCTGTGCCTGGAACGCGGTGAGCTGGTCAGCGTGCGTCAGGAACTGATTGATGCCGGCAGCTCGGCGCAATTCTCGTCATTGCAGGCCTGCATTCCGCTGATCGATGCCGAAGGTCGTTTGCTGGCGATTCTGGCGGTGCGGCAGATGCCGTTCTTCGCCTTCCAGGATCGCACGCTGAGCCTGTTGGCGTTGCTCGCCGGGCACATCGCCGACCTGCTGCGCCGCGACCCGCAAGTGCTGCAACTGGCCGACGCCGATGCGCAGCAGTTCACGCTGCAACTCAAGCGTTCGCTGGTGGATGTCGAGCAGCACAAACTGGCGGCCGGCCTTTTTGCCTTCGAATTGACCCGCCCCAACGATGAGCTGTCGCGTCTGTTCGAGCGCAGCCAGCGTGGCCTCGACCTGCAATTGCCGCTGCGTAATAACCGCGATCATCAGCTGTTGCTGGTGCTGTTGCCTTTGACCAGTCCGCAAGGCACCGAAGGTTATCTGGCGCGGATGAACCTGATGCTGCACGAGCACTTTGGCATTGAAAGCAGCCTCGACAGCCTCGGCGTGCGCGTGTTGCCGTTCAACCTGGAGCCTGGCTGTGAACGCAACGGGCTGCGTAATTTCCTGTTCAACGAGTGTGGCCTGAATGATCAGCAAGTGGCTGTTTAG
- the pelG gene encoding exopolysaccharide Pel transporter PelG: MAGIGFELRKILSRDSYTATLHAYVYAGLISSGPWVLSIISVMLVGIISIGLLLPNMLVGQFLVTVTYLMATSLILTGGLQLFFTRFVSDRLFEHKYDQILPNLLGVLLLVTLGAGLLGIVVLGLLFDEPLIYRVLVLANFVVLCNLWLVIIFLSGMKAYNRILLVMLVGYTLMVASAYLLSFLQMPGLLLALLIGHSTLLFLFLYDILREYRAEKLIAFDFLDRRNVFLSLLATGFFYNLGIWIDKFLFWFNPGTSNEIVGPLRASILYDLPIFLAYLAIIPGMAVFLVRIETDFAEWYDRLFRAIREGETLQHIGQLKTEMTLSIRQGLLEICKVQGLTAVLLFLFAPRLLEWLGISSYYLPLFYIDLIGVSIQVVFMALLNVFFYLDKRTVVLELCVLFAVLNAMLTLFSMYLGPSFFGYGFTLSLLICVLLGLHRLSTALEDLEYDTFMLSR; this comes from the coding sequence ATGGCCGGTATTGGCTTTGAACTGCGAAAAATCCTTTCGCGTGATTCCTACACGGCGACCTTGCACGCCTACGTCTACGCCGGGCTGATCAGCTCCGGGCCGTGGGTGTTGTCGATCATCAGTGTCATGCTGGTGGGCATCATCAGCATCGGCCTGTTGCTGCCGAACATGCTGGTCGGGCAGTTCCTGGTGACGGTGACGTACCTGATGGCCACCTCGTTGATCCTGACGGGTGGCTTGCAGTTGTTCTTCACGCGCTTCGTCTCCGACCGTTTGTTCGAGCACAAGTACGATCAGATCCTGCCCAACCTGTTGGGGGTGTTGTTGCTGGTCACCCTCGGCGCCGGGTTGTTGGGGATCGTCGTGTTGGGCTTGTTGTTCGATGAGCCGCTGATTTACCGCGTACTGGTGTTGGCGAACTTCGTGGTGCTGTGCAACTTGTGGCTGGTGATCATCTTCCTCTCGGGGATGAAGGCCTATAACCGCATTCTGCTGGTGATGCTGGTGGGTTACACGCTGATGGTCGCGAGCGCCTACCTGTTGAGCTTTTTGCAGATGCCGGGCTTGCTGCTGGCGCTGTTGATCGGGCACAGCACGCTGCTGTTCCTGTTCCTCTACGACATCCTGCGCGAGTACCGCGCCGAGAAACTGATCGCCTTCGATTTCCTCGACCGGCGCAACGTTTTCCTCAGCCTGCTGGCCACCGGTTTCTTCTACAACCTGGGGATCTGGATCGACAAATTCCTGTTCTGGTTCAATCCCGGCACCTCCAATGAAATCGTCGGCCCGCTGCGTGCTTCGATCCTCTACGACTTGCCGATCTTCCTCGCGTATCTGGCGATCATCCCCGGCATGGCGGTGTTTCTGGTGCGCATCGAGACCGACTTTGCCGAGTGGTACGACCGTCTGTTCCGGGCGATCCGCGAAGGTGAAACCCTGCAACACATCGGGCAACTGAAAACCGAGATGACCTTGTCGATCCGCCAGGGCCTGCTGGAAATCTGCAAGGTGCAGGGGCTGACGGCGGTGCTGTTGTTCCTGTTCGCGCCGCGCCTGCTGGAATGGCTGGGTATCTCCAGTTATTACCTGCCGCTGTTCTACATCGACCTGATCGGCGTGAGCATCCAGGTGGTGTTCATGGCGTTGCTCAACGTGTTCTTCTACCTCGACAAGCGCACCGTGGTGCTGGAGCTGTGCGTGCTGTTTGCGGTGTTGAACGCGATGCTGACGTTGTTCAGCATGTACCTGGGGCCAAGCTTCTTCGGGTATGGGTTTACGCTGTCGTTGCTGATTTGTGTATTGCTGGGTTTGCACAGGCTTTCGACGGCGCTGGAAGATCTGGAGTACGACACTTTCATGCTGTCTCGCTGA
- a CDS encoding organic hydroperoxide resistance protein, whose translation MSAALETVLYTAKTHTVGGRTGTGKSSDGELDVKFSSPGSGKPGTNPEQLFALGYSACFIGAIQVAAGKMKIKLPEETSVDAEVDLGKTGAGDFQLAVRLNVNFPGLEERVKRELAEAAHEMCPYSRMTRGHVSVDLKVL comes from the coding sequence ATGAGTGCTGCACTGGAAACCGTTCTCTACACCGCAAAAACCCACACAGTCGGCGGTCGCACCGGCACCGGCAAATCCAGCGACGGCGAGCTGGACGTCAAATTCAGCTCGCCCGGCTCGGGCAAGCCGGGCACTAATCCGGAGCAACTGTTTGCGCTGGGGTATTCCGCCTGCTTCATCGGCGCGATACAGGTGGCGGCGGGCAAGATGAAGATCAAATTGCCGGAAGAAACGTCTGTGGATGCCGAAGTGGATCTGGGCAAAACCGGCGCTGGGGATTTTCAATTAGCGGTCCGGTTGAACGTCAACTTTCCCGGGTTGGAAGAGAGGGTGAAACGGGAACTGGCTGAGGCTGCGCACGAGATGTGCCCGTATTCGCGGATGACGCGGGGGCATGTGTCGGTGGATTTGAAGGTGCTTTGA